In Thiospirochaeta perfilievii, a single window of DNA contains:
- a CDS encoding helix-turn-helix transcriptional regulator, whose protein sequence is MTSVESELREREKELDCLYHLSPLFTSYSGAEEPLLKRVTLELSKAMTNPKALDMKLKIVREGEQIVGQGNIFTTSRLNKDEKLVLYISFFNNEDILVPREKNLLISAVELSAIAVQRLRNEAAIKGKNATLTELLTRLQNEREKDAETIQVKIQTFLFPLLNQLRQILPDQNQILLSLIQTELENLTNKGSKLNSLLGILTPREMEVCSFVAKGVGSKEIANCLNISPETVERHRCTIRKKLKLNGKAINLQTYLINL, encoded by the coding sequence GTGACTAGTGTTGAAAGTGAATTAAGAGAGAGGGAAAAGGAGCTTGATTGTCTCTATCATCTTTCACCTCTGTTTACTAGTTATAGTGGTGCAGAGGAACCTCTTTTAAAAAGGGTTACCTTGGAGCTTTCTAAGGCAATGACTAACCCAAAAGCTTTAGATATGAAGTTGAAAATAGTTAGAGAGGGTGAACAGATAGTAGGACAGGGTAATATATTTACAACTTCTAGGCTTAACAAAGATGAGAAGTTAGTATTGTATATTAGTTTTTTTAATAATGAAGATATACTTGTTCCAAGGGAAAAGAATCTACTTATTTCGGCAGTTGAACTATCTGCAATAGCTGTGCAAAGATTAAGAAATGAAGCTGCTATAAAAGGAAAAAATGCAACTCTTACAGAACTTTTGACTAGACTACAAAATGAAAGGGAGAAAGATGCTGAAACAATTCAGGTCAAAATCCAAACATTTCTATTCCCTCTACTTAATCAGCTTCGTCAAATATTACCTGATCAGAATCAGATACTCTTATCCTTAATTCAAACAGAACTTGAAAACTTAACAAACAAAGGTAGTAAGCTTAATTCTCTTCTAGGGATTTTGACTCCTAGGGAGATGGAGGTTTGTAGTTTTGTTGCAAAGGGGGTAGGTTCTAAGGAGATAGCTAACTGCTTAAATATTAGCCCTGAAACAGTTGAACGGCATAGATGTACTATTCGTAAAAAGCTAAAATTAAACGGAAAAGCTATAAATCTGCAAACCTACCTAATAAACCTGTAA
- a CDS encoding GreA/GreB family elongation factor: MKVLVSEMENAFIGDVNHFTTKYVTLNSKVTYKDIKSGTISKATIVFPVFADSTKDLYSILSPLGTALIGEAVGNIATCYAPAGVIELEVIDVEQVTIGGE; the protein is encoded by the coding sequence ATGAAAGTTCTAGTAAGCGAGATGGAAAATGCATTTATTGGGGACGTTAATCATTTTACAACCAAGTATGTTACCCTTAATTCAAAAGTGACATATAAGGACATAAAAAGTGGAACTATATCTAAAGCAACTATTGTTTTTCCTGTTTTTGCCGACTCCACAAAAGATCTATACTCAATACTCTCTCCTCTAGGAACGGCTTTGATAGGTGAAGCAGTGGGAAATATCGCAACATGTTATGCTCCTGCTGGAGTAATAGAGCTAGAGGTTATAGACGTAGAACAAGTTACTATTGGAGGTGAATAA
- a CDS encoding energy transducer TonB: MYIKKHDVKKIDVPQVTKLFFLIDSANPPQIVSNKKRPVKTTQTAKETQTTKESKTTIPTLISKKTKTTGKVQPTKGIQPAKEIQPTKEIQPTKETQSTKEIQPAKEIQPAKEIQPTKEIQPTKETQPTKETQRNGETIDFKEISRRLNLVAPTYPKSAIKWKIEGIVKVEISIMMDGSIKSVTILKSSGHKILDNQCITTIKKRWKFHKQNKEVKTIKNFIFKLK; the protein is encoded by the coding sequence TTGTATATAAAAAAACATGACGTCAAAAAGATAGATGTTCCTCAGGTTACAAAATTGTTTTTTTTAATAGATTCGGCCAATCCCCCCCAAATAGTTTCCAACAAAAAAAGACCTGTAAAAACAACTCAAACTGCTAAAGAAACTCAAACAACAAAGGAAAGTAAAACTACAATTCCCACACTAATTTCAAAGAAGACCAAAACTACTGGAAAAGTCCAGCCTACTAAGGGAATCCAGCCTGCTAAGGAAATCCAACCTACTAAGGAAATCCAACCTACTAAGGAAACCCAATCTACTAAGGAAATCCAACCTGCTAAGGAAATCCAACCTGCTAAGGAAATCCAACCTACTAAGGAAATCCAACCTACTAAGGAAACCCAACCTACTAAGGAAACCCAACGTAATGGTGAAACTATAGATTTTAAAGAGATATCCAGAAGGTTAAATCTTGTAGCGCCAACCTACCCCAAATCTGCCATTAAGTGGAAAATAGAAGGGATTGTTAAGGTCGAAATATCAATAATGATGGATGGTTCAATTAAGAGTGTAACTATATTAAAGTCCAGTGGACATAAAATATTGGACAATCAATGTATAACAACAATAAAAAAAAGATGGAAATTCCATAAGCAAAATAAAGAAGTTAAAACCATAAAGAATTTTATCTTTAAATTAAAATAA
- a CDS encoding YncE family protein, which produces MNKLLSVIITVLMLSCNNDKQIIIPEIKGNIVFFNGLAETLSVLDIPENRVYNNVQITGMWPNHLVLTDTIILVNSGDNSISLYDDKDLHKTKEIYLGSGKNPWMTFPLPNTDFLYISCYISDEVIKVNKQSGEILKAIKVGKNPEGGCLINNRLYIGNTTSNSISIINTLDDTIEKTVNLRDIIPNRIFNPQSIIPFKEREEIHVICTGENSTGVSDGVVIILNSKSLQLKSTIEVGGSPIFADGGINFSKKLVYLHGTTGLGAYNYETYKKIGITTVFDNIFISGLLFIPETNKIYLSNFAKDEIYILNGDSYNHEETIQASDGVQQLIYIR; this is translated from the coding sequence ATGAATAAACTTCTATCAGTAATTATCACAGTTTTAATGCTCTCTTGTAATAACGATAAACAGATTATTATTCCTGAAATTAAAGGGAATATTGTTTTTTTTAATGGACTAGCAGAGACATTAAGCGTTCTAGATATTCCAGAGAATCGAGTTTATAATAATGTGCAAATAACGGGTATGTGGCCAAACCATCTAGTATTAACTGACACTATTATATTAGTAAATTCTGGCGATAACTCGATTTCCCTGTACGACGACAAAGATTTACACAAAACTAAAGAGATCTATTTAGGTAGTGGTAAAAATCCATGGATGACGTTTCCTCTACCTAATACAGATTTCCTATATATTAGCTGTTATATCTCAGATGAAGTTATAAAGGTTAACAAGCAATCTGGAGAAATTCTTAAAGCTATTAAGGTGGGAAAAAATCCTGAGGGTGGTTGTCTTATAAATAACAGGCTCTATATTGGCAATACAACTTCTAATTCAATATCTATAATCAATACTTTAGATGATACCATTGAGAAAACAGTTAACCTAAGGGATATAATTCCTAATAGAATCTTTAATCCACAATCAATAATCCCCTTTAAAGAAAGGGAAGAAATTCATGTAATATGCACAGGAGAAAACAGTACTGGAGTTAGTGATGGAGTAGTTATTATTCTAAACTCAAAATCCCTCCAGTTAAAATCAACAATAGAGGTCGGAGGTTCTCCAATATTCGCTGATGGGGGAATTAACTTTTCTAAAAAGCTAGTCTACCTACATGGTACTACAGGCCTAGGTGCCTATAATTATGAGACATATAAGAAAATAGGTATTACTACTGTTTTTGATAATATTTTTATCTCTGGCTTATTATTTATTCCTGAGACAAATAAAATTTATCTATCAAATTTTGCTAAGGATGAGATTTATATTCTTAATGGAGATAGCTATAATCATGAAGAGACTATTCAAGCTTCTGATGGTGTTCAGCAGCTCATTTATATTAGATAA
- a CDS encoding TonB-dependent receptor plug domain-containing protein: MKKYLLIILLFLSLNLFSTEDIETIIITGETEKINKFDNNTKQISIISKEEISLLPGASTSELISSAMGVAMSKMGNDASPSFISIRGSSPEQVLIMLNGKRLNSSQGGGVDLSTISPESIKEIEVIRGGGSAVYGESAFGGVVNIITDENINSYIRIKYDYNIEKRNILSLNLNKNFKGLNVNGGIYGIYSPGNYDFLYRESSRQRINSDLKSIFGSFNLNFLINNIDITLNNSLYTADKGVPGIIEFPSITARMKDLEYISGINFNFIDLFFIDVTYLNKIRDYKDSDAPLGPISSNHDYKSLSSTFSYNNTIELSSRFDYLDSTTIDKNIKREAISLYISPQYIFSKLLIHPSIRIDTVIDSDIIFSWSLGFSYNFDSQNRHTLKSSVANSYRLPSFNDLFWPQTSFAIGNSNLKNENAIIFDLGIITALTGNLKLETTLYYHDISNLIQWNPGPNGLWSPNNLGSAQIKGLETELSILIDFLPIYGYLEGRINYTYLSALNRDPGILFNKKLINRPSHKGNVILIYYHYNSFKISLDTTFTGESYITSANTKSRAGYTLVDLNTIIPITDELILNIYGKNLLNKNYTDYRGYPVPGFTLGISLEYIRNINE; encoded by the coding sequence GTGAAAAAATATCTATTAATAATACTGCTATTTTTATCATTAAACCTTTTCTCTACAGAGGATATAGAAACAATAATTATAACCGGAGAAACAGAAAAAATTAATAAATTTGATAATAATACAAAACAGATATCTATAATTTCCAAGGAAGAAATATCTCTATTACCTGGGGCATCCACATCAGAATTAATATCATCAGCAATGGGTGTAGCAATGTCAAAAATGGGTAATGATGCGTCTCCATCATTTATATCAATTAGAGGTTCTTCTCCAGAGCAGGTTCTTATAATGTTAAATGGAAAGCGGCTTAACTCATCCCAGGGGGGAGGAGTTGATCTTTCCACTATATCCCCAGAGAGCATAAAAGAGATTGAAGTTATACGAGGTGGAGGGTCTGCTGTTTATGGAGAGAGTGCATTTGGTGGAGTAGTTAATATTATTACAGATGAAAATATTAATTCCTACATAAGAATAAAGTATGACTACAACATAGAAAAAAGAAATATCCTCTCTTTAAACTTAAACAAGAATTTTAAAGGCTTAAATGTTAATGGTGGAATATATGGAATATATAGCCCTGGGAATTATGATTTTTTATATAGAGAGAGTTCAAGACAGAGGATAAACTCTGACTTAAAATCTATATTTGGTTCATTTAATTTGAACTTTTTAATCAATAATATAGACATAACCCTTAATAATAGCCTTTATACTGCTGATAAAGGTGTTCCCGGTATTATAGAGTTTCCTTCAATAACAGCTAGAATGAAGGACTTAGAATACATTAGTGGAATTAATTTTAACTTTATAGACCTCTTTTTTATAGATGTCACATATCTAAATAAAATAAGGGATTATAAAGATTCAGATGCCCCTTTAGGACCTATTAGTAGTAACCATGATTATAAATCACTATCATCAACTTTTTCCTATAATAATACAATTGAACTAAGTTCAAGATTTGACTATTTAGACTCTACAACTATAGATAAAAATATAAAAAGGGAGGCAATTTCCCTTTACATTTCTCCCCAGTATATTTTTTCTAAACTTTTAATTCATCCATCAATTCGAATAGATACGGTAATAGACTCCGATATTATTTTTAGTTGGAGTCTTGGTTTTTCTTACAACTTTGATTCTCAAAACAGACACACACTAAAAAGTAGTGTTGCCAATAGTTATAGGTTGCCCTCTTTTAACGATCTATTTTGGCCTCAAACCTCATTTGCAATTGGAAACTCTAATCTAAAAAATGAGAATGCCATTATATTTGACCTTGGCATTATAACTGCTCTAACAGGAAATTTAAAACTTGAAACAACGCTCTACTATCATGATATTTCAAACCTAATACAATGGAACCCAGGGCCCAACGGTCTTTGGTCGCCTAATAACCTAGGGTCAGCCCAAATTAAGGGTTTAGAGACTGAATTGTCAATTCTAATTGATTTTTTACCAATTTACGGATATTTAGAAGGTCGAATAAATTATACATACCTATCAGCTTTAAACAGGGATCCAGGTATATTATTCAATAAAAAACTTATAAACAGGCCATCCCATAAAGGAAATGTAATTCTAATATATTATCATTACAATAGTTTTAAAATCTCCCTTGATACCACTTTTACAGGAGAGAGTTATATAACTAGTGCAAATACAAAAAGTAGAGCCGGTTATACCCTTGTAGACCTAAATACCATTATACCAATAACAGATGAGTTAATACTAAATATTTATGGTAAAAATTTATTAAACAAAAACTATACGGATTACCGTGGTTACCCTGTACCAGGATTTACTCTTGGGATAAGTCTAGAATATATAAGGAATATAAATGAATAA
- a CDS encoding FAD-dependent oxidoreductase, with the protein MEKLLIIGGVAGGATAAARARRLNKDIEITMLEAGPDVSFANCGLPYYIGGDIEARSSLILESPESFKDQYNVNVKTETEAIKIDRENRVVTALDKKAGKNVEYKYDKLIMAQGGKPIIPPLPGVDQEHVFSLWTLSDMDKIENYITKNKPESAVVIGGGFIGLEMVEALAKRDIKVNVVEMMPHVMPNMEAEIAGFIQEEMESYGVGIHTGRAVTSIERYTAKLDNGKSLDADMVLMSVGVKPTLQLAIDSKLEIGEAGGLLVDETLKTNDDNIYAAGDMVEMTHKIGGKKVRIPLAGPANKQGRIAASNALGQKMTYKGSQGTSVVRVFEAVAGSTGLNQKQAIDAGFKAQSIVIHKEHHTSYFPGSSPVTVLLTYDSETGIILGGQTCGYKAADKRLDVLATAAACKMTIGDLSELDLSYSPPIGTANDPVNMAAFVAQNRMTGYSPSITVSELDDFAGKNRPAFIDVRDYFAFERSHITGADHIPHTQIDKRLAEIPKDRPILIYSDKGKKGHQVVRELILKGYSDVYNIGGGFPSIERFARTIGFEHLHINLIPLDKKSVHNLEDSSVEVVEENVVEEKIDTNSAIVVDVRSPGEFAYGAYPGAINIPLDYLETKADELGAKDRDITLYCASGARSGYGVRVLQSLGFTNVKNGGGLMSMMAGLN; encoded by the coding sequence ATGGAAAAATTATTAATTATTGGTGGTGTTGCGGGTGGAGCAACTGCTGCGGCAAGAGCTAGAAGACTTAATAAAGATATTGAAATAACAATGTTAGAAGCTGGTCCAGATGTATCATTTGCAAACTGTGGTCTGCCATACTATATAGGTGGGGATATTGAGGCAAGATCTAGCCTTATTCTTGAGAGCCCTGAAAGTTTTAAAGATCAATACAATGTAAATGTAAAAACAGAGACTGAAGCTATAAAAATTGATAGAGAAAATAGAGTTGTAACTGCCCTAGATAAAAAAGCTGGGAAAAATGTTGAATACAAATATGATAAACTAATTATGGCCCAGGGAGGAAAACCAATAATACCTCCTCTGCCTGGTGTAGATCAGGAACATGTATTCTCACTATGGACACTATCGGATATGGATAAGATAGAAAATTATATTACTAAAAACAAACCTGAGTCGGCGGTTGTAATCGGTGGTGGTTTTATCGGTTTAGAGATGGTAGAGGCCCTAGCTAAACGGGATATAAAAGTTAATGTAGTAGAGATGATGCCCCATGTTATGCCTAATATGGAAGCTGAGATTGCGGGTTTTATCCAAGAAGAGATGGAGTCATACGGTGTAGGAATACATACAGGGAGAGCTGTTACTTCAATTGAGAGATATACGGCTAAACTTGATAACGGTAAATCTTTAGATGCTGATATGGTATTAATGTCTGTAGGAGTAAAACCAACTCTACAACTAGCAATTGATAGTAAATTAGAGATTGGAGAAGCAGGTGGGCTTCTAGTAGATGAGACTCTGAAAACAAACGATGACAATATATACGCCGCTGGCGATATGGTTGAGATGACCCATAAAATTGGTGGGAAAAAGGTTAGAATTCCCCTTGCAGGTCCAGCAAATAAACAGGGTAGAATTGCTGCATCTAACGCATTAGGTCAAAAGATGACATATAAAGGTTCCCAAGGAACTTCTGTTGTTAGAGTTTTTGAAGCTGTTGCAGGGTCTACTGGACTTAACCAGAAGCAAGCTATTGATGCTGGGTTTAAAGCCCAATCAATTGTAATACACAAAGAGCACCATACATCCTACTTCCCAGGTTCATCCCCGGTTACCGTTCTACTAACCTACGATAGTGAGACAGGCATAATTTTAGGTGGGCAGACGTGTGGATATAAAGCTGCGGATAAGAGATTAGATGTTTTGGCAACAGCTGCAGCTTGTAAAATGACAATTGGAGACTTATCAGAACTTGATCTTTCCTACTCTCCTCCAATTGGAACAGCTAACGACCCAGTTAATATGGCTGCATTTGTAGCACAAAATAGAATGACAGGTTATAGCCCATCAATTACAGTTAGTGAATTAGATGACTTTGCGGGAAAAAACAGACCAGCATTTATAGATGTAAGGGACTATTTTGCATTTGAGAGATCCCACATAACAGGAGCTGACCACATACCACATACTCAGATAGATAAAAGATTAGCGGAGATTCCTAAAGATAGACCAATCTTAATCTACTCTGATAAGGGTAAAAAAGGTCACCAAGTTGTAAGAGAATTAATCCTTAAGGGTTATAGTGATGTATATAATATTGGTGGAGGATTTCCAAGCATTGAAAGATTTGCAAGAACTATTGGTTTTGAACATCTACACATTAATTTAATCCCATTAGATAAAAAGTCTGTTCATAACCTTGAAGATTCTAGTGTAGAAGTTGTTGAAGAAAATGTTGTTGAAGAGAAGATTGATACAAACTCAGCAATAGTAGTGGATGTTAGGTCCCCTGGAGAGTTTGCATACGGAGCATACCCAGGAGCTATTAACATTCCTTTAGACTATTTAGAAACTAAGGCTGATGAGTTAGGAGCTAAGGATAGAGATATTACTCTATACTGTGCTTCTGGTGCTCGAAGTGGTTATGGAGTTAGGGTTTTACAATCATTAGGTTTCACCAATGTTAAAAATGGTGGAGGTCTAATGAGCATGATGGCTGGCTTAAACTAG
- the sfsA gene encoding DNA/RNA nuclease SfsA: MKIFNNDFYGIFIKRPNRFIIYALLNGKEVVCHCPNTGRMGELLIPGVKLILEKSQNPKRKTEFTVVAIYKGELIVPITSARANDVAQELIIPKLFPELDIRREVTYKKSRFDFFIGGTTYIEVKSCTLFNGELAVFPDAPTIRGVKHLKELLDSSNNGYSAAVILVVFNPEAKLFTPNYITDPLFAQTLFDVSSNIKVFPYKVGVDPMGNIMEVENPILPISYKGDLLG, encoded by the coding sequence TTGAAAATTTTTAATAATGATTTTTATGGAATATTTATAAAAAGACCAAATAGATTTATTATATATGCCTTACTTAATGGGAAAGAAGTTGTCTGCCACTGCCCAAACACTGGGCGGATGGGGGAACTACTTATCCCTGGAGTTAAACTAATATTGGAAAAAAGTCAAAACCCAAAGCGGAAGACAGAGTTTACTGTTGTTGCCATTTACAAAGGAGAGTTAATTGTTCCTATAACATCGGCTAGGGCAAATGATGTTGCACAGGAATTAATTATCCCAAAACTTTTTCCAGAACTTGATATAAGACGAGAGGTTACATACAAAAAATCTAGATTTGACTTCTTTATTGGTGGTACAACTTATATTGAAGTTAAATCCTGTACACTTTTTAATGGAGAGTTAGCTGTTTTTCCAGATGCACCTACCATTAGAGGGGTAAAACATTTAAAGGAGTTATTAGATAGTAGTAATAATGGTTATTCTGCCGCTGTAATTCTTGTCGTTTTTAATCCAGAAGCTAAACTTTTTACACCAAACTACATTACAGATCCACTTTTTGCTCAAACACTTTTTGACGTTTCAAGTAACATAAAAGTTTTTCCCTATAAGGTTGGTGTAGACCCAATGGGAAATATTATGGAAGTTGAAAATCCTATTCTGCCAATAAGTTATAAAGGAGATTTGCTTGGTTAA
- a CDS encoding TIGR02757 family protein → MVKDLDNLYKKYNNIEFVHPDPFEFVLKYSNKNDMEVVGLIAASFAVGNVFQILKFLGSVFDKMGESPYLYLLNSSDSKIENDFKGFYYRYYKDYHIVEFFINISRVLKSYGSIEDWVVGYLDEDDETYFPLFKKISADFNLSSALIPKSSGNSAFKRLALYFRWMVRDDGLDLGLWKKLSPKKLIIPLDIHMMSISMILGFTKSKSNSMSNALKITQEFRKLNPKDPVKWDFSLSRLGIHPDLNYNELISLF, encoded by the coding sequence TTGGTTAAAGATTTAGATAATTTATATAAAAAATATAATAATATTGAGTTTGTACACCCAGATCCCTTTGAGTTTGTTTTAAAATATAGTAATAAAAATGATATGGAAGTTGTAGGGTTAATTGCTGCTTCTTTTGCTGTAGGTAATGTTTTTCAGATTCTTAAGTTTTTAGGGTCTGTATTTGATAAAATGGGGGAGTCTCCATATCTATATTTACTAAATAGTAGTGATAGTAAAATTGAGAATGATTTTAAAGGTTTTTATTATAGATATTATAAAGATTATCATATTGTAGAGTTTTTTATTAATATTTCTAGGGTTTTAAAGAGCTACGGATCAATTGAGGATTGGGTTGTTGGTTATTTAGATGAAGATGATGAGACATATTTCCCTCTATTTAAAAAGATTTCGGCAGATTTTAATCTGAGTTCTGCCTTAATTCCAAAAAGTAGTGGGAATAGTGCATTTAAAAGACTAGCTCTATATTTTAGATGGATGGTTAGGGATGATGGATTAGATTTAGGGCTTTGGAAAAAATTAAGCCCTAAAAAATTGATTATACCCCTAGATATACACATGATGAGTATTAGCATGATTTTAGGTTTTACTAAATCGAAGAGTAACTCAATGTCTAACGCCTTAAAGATTACCCAGGAGTTTAGAAAGTTAAATCCAAAGGACCCTGTAAAGTGGGATTTCTCTCTCTCAAGGTTGGGAATACATCCCGATTTGAATTATAATGAACTTATCTCCTTATTTTAA
- a CDS encoding CoA-binding protein: MERVAVLGASKKEDRYSNMAVKLLKEFDHEVFPVNHVADEIHGFSVIKSLDDLPKDIDTLTLYVNPTLVDKQVDDIIKLSPKRVIFNPGTESEDAMKKIEKSGIKVVKGCTLVMLKTGQY; the protein is encoded by the coding sequence ATGGAAAGAGTAGCTGTACTAGGTGCAAGTAAAAAAGAAGATAGATATTCAAACATGGCTGTTAAGCTATTAAAGGAGTTCGACCATGAGGTTTTTCCTGTTAACCATGTTGCCGATGAGATTCATGGGTTTTCTGTAATTAAAAGTTTAGACGATCTACCTAAGGATATTGATACCTTAACTCTATATGTAAATCCTACACTTGTAGATAAACAAGTAGACGATATTATAAAATTATCCCCTAAGAGAGTAATATTTAATCCTGGAACTGAGTCTGAAGATGCTATGAAAAAGATTGAGAAGAGTGGGATTAAGGTTGTTAAGGGTTGTACCTTAGTAATGTTAAAGACTGGGCAATACTAA
- the cysK gene encoding cysteine synthase A, whose amino-acid sequence MVYDSIIDLVGNTPVVKLNKVVEGLKGEVYVKLEGFNPLSSVKDRIAKQMIEDAESRGDIDSSSTLIEATSGNTGIGLAFVGAAKGYKVVLVMPDTMSVERRKLLKALGAELVLTPGSGGMKAAIDKAEEIAKERDKTFVLRQFENPSNPKAHRKTTSLEILRDFPDGLDAFVSGIGTGGTITGTSEVLRKTWPDLYVAAVEPAGSPILSGGSAGPHKIQGIGAGFVPKVLNTEIFNEVIKITSEDSGIIARRLAKEEGLLLGISSGAAVKAALELASRDEFAGKKILAICPSSGERYLSTWLYEE is encoded by the coding sequence ATGGTATATGATTCAATAATTGATTTGGTTGGGAATACTCCTGTAGTTAAACTTAACAAAGTTGTAGAGGGGTTAAAGGGTGAGGTCTATGTAAAACTAGAAGGCTTTAACCCACTTTCAAGTGTAAAAGATAGAATAGCAAAACAGATGATTGAAGATGCAGAGAGTAGAGGGGATATTGATAGTTCTTCTACTCTAATTGAGGCTACTAGTGGAAATACTGGAATAGGGTTGGCATTTGTTGGTGCTGCTAAGGGGTATAAGGTTGTTCTAGTAATGCCGGATACTATGAGTGTAGAGAGAAGAAAACTATTAAAAGCCTTAGGTGCCGAGCTTGTTTTAACTCCAGGATCTGGTGGGATGAAGGCTGCTATAGATAAGGCTGAAGAGATTGCAAAGGAGAGGGATAAAACATTTGTTTTAAGACAGTTTGAAAATCCTTCAAATCCAAAGGCCCATAGAAAAACAACTTCGTTAGAGATTTTAAGAGACTTTCCTGATGGCTTAGACGCCTTTGTCTCTGGGATTGGTACAGGTGGTACAATTACCGGTACATCTGAAGTTTTAAGGAAAACATGGCCTGATTTATACGTAGCAGCTGTTGAACCTGCAGGTTCTCCAATTTTATCTGGAGGAAGTGCTGGACCTCATAAAATTCAGGGGATAGGAGCTGGTTTTGTACCAAAAGTATTAAATACAGAAATCTTCAATGAGGTTATAAAGATTACTTCTGAGGATTCTGGTATTATTGCTAGAAGATTAGCCAAGGAAGAGGGTTTATTATTAGGTATCTCTTCTGGTGCTGCGGTTAAAGCTGCATTAGAATTAGCTTCAAGGGATGAGTTTGCTGGCAAAAAGATATTAGCCATCTGTCCATCTTCTGGTGAAAGATATTTAAGTACGTGGTTGTACGAAGAGTAA
- a CDS encoding O-acetylhomoserine aminocarboxypropyltransferase/cysteine synthase family protein, whose translation MSQKFETLALHAGYDREKGDGTCAVPLSRTSAYHFRDAKHARDLFHLKELGNIYTRLNNPTQDVLEQRVAALEGGVAAVALSSGTSAIFYAIINLAKAGDEIVATSNLYGGTYTMFNNILPDLGIKVHIIENGDYEGLKSAINEKTRAVYTETIGNPSLNFVDIKKYADIAHGYEVPLIVDSTFTTPYLYRPIEDGADIVVHSLTKWMGGHGIGIGGIVIDSGNFDWTIPKFALFNEPEASYQNLRFAHDLGDLNKMAYALRLRLVPLRNLGAAISPDNAWQFLQGIETLALRMERHSENALKVAKYLQAHKDVEWVNYPGLEGDESYELAKEKLPNGAGGMVVFEVKGGKDAGEKFINSLELFSHVANVGDAKSLAVHPSSTTHSQLSEEAQKKGRITPGLIRLSIGIENIDDIIQDLDRALKA comes from the coding sequence ATGAGTCAAAAATTTGAAACCTTAGCACTGCATGCAGGTTATGATAGAGAGAAGGGTGATGGTACATGTGCTGTTCCTTTAAGTAGAACAAGTGCCTACCACTTTAGAGATGCAAAACACGCAAGGGACCTTTTTCACCTTAAGGAGTTAGGTAATATATATACAAGACTTAATAACCCAACTCAAGATGTTTTAGAGCAGAGAGTTGCAGCTTTAGAGGGAGGTGTAGCAGCAGTTGCCCTATCCTCTGGTACTTCCGCTATTTTTTACGCAATAATAAATTTAGCTAAAGCTGGAGATGAGATTGTAGCTACAAGTAACCTATATGGTGGAACATATACAATGTTTAACAATATACTACCGGACTTAGGTATTAAGGTTCATATTATTGAAAATGGGGATTATGAAGGTTTAAAATCAGCTATCAATGAAAAAACTAGGGCTGTTTATACCGAGACTATTGGTAATCCATCCCTAAACTTTGTTGATATTAAAAAGTATGCAGATATTGCCCATGGGTATGAAGTTCCTTTAATTGTTGATAGTACTTTTACTACCCCATACCTGTATAGGCCAATTGAAGATGGTGCAGATATAGTTGTTCACTCGTTGACTAAATGGATGGGTGGCCACGGTATAGGTATAGGTGGGATTGTTATAGACTCTGGTAATTTTGACTGGACTATTCCAAAGTTTGCTCTTTTTAATGAGCCAGAAGCGAGTTACCAAAATTTAAGATTTGCCCATGACCTAGGTGATCTAAATAAGATGGCATACGCTTTAAGGTTAAGGTTGGTTCCTTTAAGAAATTTAGGAGCAGCAATTTCTCCAGATAACGCGTGGCAGTTTCTACAGGGAATTGAAACATTGGCTCTTAGAATGGAGAGACACAGTGAAAATGCTCTAAAAGTTGCTAAGTATTTACAGGCGCATAAGGACGTGGAGTGGGTAAATTATCCAGGTTTAGAGGGTGATGAATCCTATGAACTTGCAAAGGAGAAGCTTCCTAATGGTGCTGGTGGAATGGTTGTTTTCGAAGTTAAGGGTGGAAAGGATGCAGGAGAGAAATTTATTAACTCACTAGAGCTATTTAGTCATGTTGCAAATGTTGGTGATGCTAAATCATTGGCTGTACATCCCTCTAGTACTACACACTCTCAACTAAGTGAAGAGGCTCAGAAGAAAGGAAGAATTACTCCTGGGTTAATTAGATTATCCATTGGTATAGAGAATATTGATGATATTATTCAAGATTTAGATAGAGCATTAAAAGCTTAA